Proteins found in one Cetobacterium ceti genomic segment:
- a CDS encoding DNA polymerase III subunit delta, with protein sequence MMYFLTGDIPLPMKYEELLKNIREKHPGIDEKIINVEENGEEKFLGILSINSMFAPRELVVLKGVEKIKKLDKFIESLDAFDISQKEIVFVYKEELDDYDRPTNRPVKKIMDIVGKRAKIILCRKELEKKGLHFYVEKELKISEYDSQRFCELIGEDYDKLKNEISKVKSFFRGEEFDLEKVLPILSINKEGNLKILMEKFLYEKKVEGLLEFLNREKEYMRFLYMLNEEIILLLKIKLLEKREVIRSTMSYKQFKENIYEGIKKYFRRERGDYIKEYPIFLKFSNLDKFKEDFLEEKIEEILFLEGNIKGGMVPEEISLEKFIGSFFKKC encoded by the coding sequence ATGATGTATTTTTTAACAGGTGATATACCATTACCTATGAAATATGAAGAGTTATTGAAAAATATAAGGGAAAAACATCCTGGAATAGATGAAAAGATTATTAATGTAGAGGAAAATGGAGAGGAAAAATTCTTAGGAATTCTTTCTATAAATTCTATGTTTGCTCCAAGGGAGTTAGTTGTTTTAAAAGGTGTGGAAAAAATAAAAAAATTAGATAAATTTATAGAAAGTTTAGACGCCTTTGATATTTCACAAAAAGAAATAGTATTTGTATATAAGGAAGAGTTAGATGATTATGATAGACCTACAAATAGACCTGTGAAAAAAATAATGGATATAGTGGGAAAAAGAGCTAAAATTATTTTATGTAGAAAAGAGTTAGAAAAAAAAGGGTTACATTTTTATGTGGAAAAGGAATTAAAAATATCTGAATATGATTCTCAAAGATTTTGTGAACTAATTGGTGAAGACTACGATAAATTAAAAAACGAAATTAGTAAAGTGAAAAGTTTTTTTAGAGGGGAAGAATTTGATTTAGAAAAAGTTTTACCTATACTTTCTATAAATAAAGAGGGAAATTTAAAAATATTAATGGAAAAATTTTTATATGAAAAAAAAGTTGAAGGACTTTTAGAATTCCTAAATAGAGAAAAGGAGTATATGAGATTTTTATATATGTTAAATGAAGAGATAATACTTCTTTTAAAAATAAAATTATTAGAAAAAAGAGAAGTTATTCGTAGCACAATGTCATATAAACAATTTAAAGAAAATATATATGAAGGAATAAAAAAATATTTTAGAAGAGAAAGAGGAGATTATATAAAAGAGTATCCAATATTTCTAAAATTTTCAAATCTAGATAAGTTTAAAGAAGATTTTTTAGAGGAAAAAATAGAAGAAATTCTATTTTTAGAAGGGAATATAAAGGGAGGAATGGTTCCTGAGGAAATATCCCTAGAGAAATTCATAGGTAGTTTTTTTAAGAAGTGTTAG
- a CDS encoding ABC transporter permease, translated as MKKSFLINGAYGILWILPLYFFGRDFFSLNDLTGLYSKDTMELLKFTLYQGGVSTLLALVIGIIPAYYLAYSDNFISKTLEGLIFIPFFFPVISTVTVFSIIFSQEYLKNFNIMYSLKAIIIANVFYNSPIFIKYISEGIKRIPREIVEAFRLDGASEFQIAIKCKLPMILPQIFRAFFMVFTYSFTSMGIVLALGGIKFSIIEVEIANTLMGSLDFSKAFTLGILQFIVLMILNSFTYGIDEYELDGIGGTYKLGILSKVYTVIYLIFQYGIVAISIGYSFFNFYSGTFEIKSFIRLFSEEFNKNYPVIESIINSTIISGISAFFIVVIGFIMLKNYSKLTNSIIFGNLGISGAFLAISLYYLNILFNIPLFLLLIIGNIFVGMPIAYSFMYQYIKKFPKDILEMEKLDCNNIWERYFYVEIPMLKNILISVFLQVFAIIFGEFTLAYTMEIGDYIPLVSIVNYNLVSEKKFLESSALSTVVVIFIFSLFLLGEYFKRRDKK; from the coding sequence GTGAAAAAAAGTTTTTTAATCAATGGTGCCTATGGAATTTTATGGATTTTACCTCTTTATTTTTTTGGAAGAGATTTTTTCTCTTTAAATGATTTAACAGGTTTATATTCTAAGGATACAATGGAACTACTTAAATTTACCCTATATCAGGGTGGAGTATCAACTTTATTAGCCTTAGTAATAGGAATAATTCCAGCATATTATTTGGCATACAGTGATAATTTTATATCAAAGACCTTAGAGGGGTTAATATTTATACCATTTTTCTTTCCAGTAATATCAACTGTAACTGTTTTTTCAATTATATTTTCACAGGAATATTTAAAAAATTTCAATATAATGTACAGTTTAAAAGCTATTATAATAGCTAATGTATTTTATAATTCTCCAATTTTTATAAAATATATAAGTGAAGGGATAAAAAGAATTCCAAGGGAGATAGTTGAAGCCTTTAGACTTGATGGTGCAAGTGAATTTCAAATTGCAATAAAATGTAAACTACCGATGATTTTACCTCAAATATTTAGAGCTTTTTTTATGGTATTTACCTATTCTTTTACTTCTATGGGGATTGTTTTAGCTCTAGGGGGTATAAAATTTTCTATTATTGAAGTTGAAATAGCAAATACTCTTATGGGAAGTTTAGATTTTTCCAAAGCTTTCACTTTGGGGATTTTACAGTTTATAGTACTTATGATATTAAATTCATTTACATATGGAATAGATGAGTATGAATTAGATGGAATAGGTGGAACTTATAAGTTAGGAATACTATCAAAAGTTTATACAGTTATATATTTAATATTTCAATATGGAATTGTTGCAATTTCAATAGGCTATTCATTTTTTAATTTTTATAGTGGCACATTTGAAATTAAAAGTTTTATAAGATTATTTTCAGAAGAATTTAATAAAAATTATCCAGTTATTGAAAGTATTATTAATTCCACAATTATAAGTGGAATTTCAGCATTTTTTATAGTGGTGATAGGATTTATTATGTTGAAAAATTATAGTAAATTAACTAATTCTATTATATTTGGAAATTTAGGAATATCTGGAGCATTTTTAGCAATAAGTTTATACTATTTAAATATATTATTTAATATACCTTTATTTTTATTGCTGATTATAGGGAATATATTTGTAGGAATGCCAATAGCTTATTCTTTCATGTATCAATATATAAAAAAATTTCCAAAGGATATATTGGAAATGGAAAAATTAGATTGTAATAATATATGGGAAAGATATTTTTATGTGGAAATTCCCATGTTGAAAAATATTTTAATATCTGTTTTTTTACAGGTATTTGCAATAATCTTTGGAGAGTTTACATTGGCCTATACTATGGAAATAGGAGATTATATTCCCTTAGTATCCATTGTAAATTATAACTTAGTTTCAGAGAAAAAATTTTTAGAAAGTTCAGCACTGAGTACAGTGGTTGTAATATTTATATTTAGCTTATTTTTGTTAGGAGAATATTTTAAAAGGAGAGATAAAAAATGA